A region of Streptomyces sp. NBC_01788 DNA encodes the following proteins:
- a CDS encoding FtsK/SpoIIIE domain-containing protein, protein MTVSVRDPRIEGVSTTVVVDTEPSAQAGRFAAELARAVGHAQADGAGAPEPALYIGSTPVDPQATLQTAGVRDGMDLGLGTPVPQEPEAEGHSEVRVVSGPGAGTVFRLVPGDYDIGSGPSCRIRLAGTAPTLAARVRVRLDGSAELLRADMALVDGRSATAPSPWQEGSQLTVGDILLELTSRQDSRAPLTPAQDGLGLEFNRPPRFLPPAAGAKFRLPAPPAKPDKRPIPLLPILLLPAGSAMIAIFVTQRWSFVFIALLSPIAALITQFGGRKQAMLKYLEKKEEYEQTLVRVRADVDQAVIEEQHNLRLSLPDPAALLQMAAQPSERLWERRWQDPDFLSVRVGTADLPSSSSVDDPTQDEHRRTTVPQLNQVPVATSLRRVGVAGIAGTGAARLAGWMTAQAAALHSPADLRIVVLAGPDGEQDWSWTRWLPHTQAQGEDAYALLGSTAHSLARRIGELGQIVASRIGAGPDLTRGGANGYPDILVVLEQARRARSLPGVIALLRDGPSVGVHTLCIDREERLLPEECGAVVVTEAGATTASKVRTGAGAGLEGVRTDSPEAGWYEHFGRALAPLRGVGDSDESTLPGSVRLLELLDIEPPTAEAVVAGWSLGGRSTMAVLGTGYDGPFAVDLVRDGPHALIAGTTGSGKSELLQTLVATLAVVNRPDEMTFVLVDYKGGSAFAECADLPHTVGTVTDLDTHLVERALVSLGAELRRRETQLAQAGAKDIEDYLDKRSRGGDVLPPLPRLMLVIDEFASMVRELPDFISGLVNIAQRGRSLGIHLVLATQRPGGAVTPDIRANTNLRIALRTTDTTESRDIIDAPDSGEISPANPGRAYARLGPSALLPFQSGRVGGRRPGGHTADGTRTVIRAEAVSWQEIGGPLPRDGARGGARPAQTEAVTDLAVLTGAVAQAARLAGIPRQASPWLPPLPGLLTRTPEAAPAPAAERAPALPAVEYGVVDLPAQQTRAPLVFDLDRSGHLHIIGSPRSGRSQTLRTLAAALAEAHGADDVHLYGIDCGNGALNALTALPHCGAVVDRNQTERLGRLLERLNSELTARQSILGTRGTADLTELRKAQNPGERLPHIVLMVDRFEVFEREFASYDNGSYMERLVRLLRDGAGVGVHVVLAGDRVLGGSRFSGTTEDKIVLRLNDRQDYSTVGIPTRSAPADLPPGRGIRPQDLSEVQIAVLSEDLAGTAQAEVLTDLGRRLSERESAVPAERLPLRLDVLPDRIGYADALALHSHGGPTRPLVAVGGDTLTSLSPDLADVPTFVIAGPPRTGRSSALLTAAHSLLAAGAGLIVLAPRRSPLRLLQGRPGVAAVITDAEVPVNEFRPALGNVPEENGVIVVDDAELFMGAEIDADLALLARGGAGTGWGVLAAGNAESLSLSLAGWMGQVKRNRTGMLLSPQGLSDGEVIGVKLTRGVVGQAPQPGRGLLHLGDGTLRTVQVPLPDTDL, encoded by the coding sequence TTGACCGTCAGTGTTCGTGACCCGCGGATCGAGGGGGTGTCCACCACCGTCGTCGTCGACACCGAGCCTTCCGCGCAGGCGGGCAGGTTCGCGGCCGAGCTGGCCCGTGCCGTCGGCCATGCGCAGGCCGACGGGGCGGGGGCGCCGGAGCCTGCTCTCTACATCGGCTCCACGCCCGTCGACCCGCAGGCCACCCTCCAGACGGCCGGTGTGCGGGACGGCATGGACCTCGGACTCGGAACCCCCGTTCCCCAGGAGCCCGAGGCCGAGGGCCACAGCGAGGTCCGGGTGGTCTCGGGTCCGGGGGCGGGGACCGTCTTCCGTCTGGTGCCCGGCGACTACGACATCGGCAGCGGTCCGTCCTGCCGGATCAGACTGGCCGGGACGGCACCCACGCTCGCGGCCCGGGTACGGGTCCGGCTCGACGGAAGCGCCGAGCTGCTCAGGGCCGACATGGCACTCGTCGACGGCAGGAGCGCGACGGCTCCCTCGCCGTGGCAGGAGGGCAGCCAGCTCACCGTCGGTGACATCCTACTGGAGCTGACATCACGTCAGGACTCCCGGGCGCCGCTGACGCCGGCCCAGGACGGACTGGGCCTGGAGTTCAACCGGCCGCCTCGCTTCCTGCCGCCGGCGGCAGGCGCGAAGTTCCGGCTCCCTGCACCACCGGCGAAGCCGGACAAGCGGCCCATCCCGTTGCTGCCGATCCTTCTGCTCCCAGCGGGCAGCGCCATGATCGCCATCTTCGTCACCCAGCGCTGGTCCTTCGTCTTCATCGCCCTGCTCTCGCCGATCGCCGCGCTGATCACCCAGTTCGGCGGCCGCAAGCAGGCGATGCTCAAGTACCTGGAGAAAAAAGAGGAGTACGAGCAGACTCTGGTGCGGGTGCGCGCGGACGTCGACCAGGCCGTCATCGAGGAACAGCACAACCTGCGCCTGTCCCTGCCGGACCCCGCGGCCCTGCTGCAGATGGCCGCCCAGCCCTCGGAACGACTGTGGGAGCGGCGCTGGCAGGACCCCGACTTCCTGTCCGTACGGGTCGGCACGGCCGATCTTCCCTCGTCGTCGAGCGTCGACGATCCCACGCAGGACGAGCACCGGCGCACCACCGTGCCGCAGCTGAACCAGGTGCCCGTCGCCACATCGCTGCGCCGCGTCGGCGTGGCCGGGATCGCCGGCACGGGAGCGGCCCGGCTGGCCGGGTGGATGACGGCCCAGGCCGCCGCCCTGCACAGCCCCGCCGATCTGCGGATCGTGGTGCTCGCGGGACCGGACGGCGAGCAGGACTGGTCGTGGACGCGCTGGCTGCCGCACACCCAGGCACAGGGGGAGGACGCCTACGCCCTGCTGGGCAGCACCGCCCACTCCCTGGCCCGCCGCATCGGCGAGCTCGGGCAGATCGTCGCCTCCCGTATCGGGGCCGGACCCGATCTGACCCGGGGCGGCGCGAACGGCTACCCGGACATCCTGGTCGTCCTGGAGCAGGCCCGCCGCGCTCGTTCTCTTCCCGGTGTCATCGCCCTGCTGCGCGACGGACCGTCGGTGGGCGTCCACACCCTCTGCATCGACCGCGAGGAACGGCTCCTGCCCGAGGAGTGCGGCGCGGTCGTGGTCACTGAGGCGGGCGCCACCACGGCCTCCAAGGTCCGCACCGGTGCGGGTGCGGGGCTGGAGGGGGTGCGCACCGACTCGCCGGAGGCCGGCTGGTACGAGCACTTCGGGCGCGCCCTGGCTCCGCTGCGTGGCGTCGGTGACAGCGACGAGAGCACCCTGCCCGGCTCGGTACGTCTCCTGGAGCTGCTGGACATCGAGCCGCCGACGGCCGAGGCCGTGGTGGCCGGCTGGTCGCTCGGCGGCCGCAGCACCATGGCCGTCCTGGGCACCGGATACGACGGGCCGTTCGCCGTCGACCTCGTGCGGGACGGCCCGCACGCACTGATCGCGGGGACGACCGGTTCCGGCAAGTCGGAACTGCTGCAGACCCTGGTCGCCACACTGGCGGTGGTCAACCGTCCCGACGAGATGACCTTCGTCCTGGTCGACTACAAGGGCGGCAGCGCCTTCGCCGAGTGCGCCGATCTGCCCCACACCGTCGGCACGGTCACCGACCTCGACACCCACCTGGTGGAGCGGGCCCTGGTGTCCCTCGGGGCCGAGCTGCGGCGCCGGGAGACACAGCTGGCCCAGGCGGGCGCCAAGGACATCGAGGACTACCTCGACAAGCGGTCCCGCGGCGGCGACGTACTGCCGCCCCTGCCGCGGCTGATGCTGGTCATCGACGAATTCGCCTCCATGGTGCGGGAACTGCCCGACTTCATCTCGGGCCTGGTCAACATCGCGCAGCGCGGCCGGTCCCTGGGGATCCACCTGGTGCTGGCGACGCAGCGGCCCGGCGGCGCCGTCACTCCGGACATCCGCGCCAACACCAACCTGCGGATCGCCCTGCGCACCACCGACACCACCGAGAGCCGGGACATCATCGACGCGCCCGACTCCGGGGAGATCTCTCCGGCGAACCCGGGCCGCGCCTACGCCCGGCTCGGACCGTCGGCCCTGCTGCCGTTCCAGTCCGGCCGGGTCGGCGGGCGCCGGCCCGGCGGCCACACCGCCGACGGCACACGGACCGTCATCCGGGCGGAGGCGGTGTCCTGGCAGGAGATCGGCGGTCCGCTGCCGCGCGACGGAGCCCGCGGCGGTGCACGTCCCGCGCAGACCGAGGCCGTCACCGACCTCGCGGTCCTGACGGGCGCCGTCGCCCAGGCGGCCCGGCTCGCCGGAATTCCCCGACAGGCCAGTCCGTGGCTGCCGCCGCTGCCCGGCCTCCTCACCCGGACCCCGGAAGCCGCGCCCGCGCCCGCCGCCGAGCGCGCTCCGGCGCTGCCGGCCGTGGAGTACGGCGTGGTCGACCTGCCGGCGCAGCAGACCCGTGCGCCGCTGGTGTTCGACCTCGACCGCTCCGGCCATCTGCACATCATCGGATCGCCCCGCAGCGGGCGCTCCCAGACGCTGCGCACCCTGGCCGCGGCACTCGCCGAGGCGCACGGCGCCGACGACGTGCACCTGTACGGCATCGACTGCGGCAACGGCGCGCTCAACGCGCTGACCGCGCTGCCGCACTGCGGCGCCGTCGTCGACCGCAACCAGACCGAGCGGCTCGGACGGCTCCTTGAGCGGCTCAACTCCGAACTCACCGCCCGGCAGAGCATCCTGGGGACGCGCGGCACCGCCGACCTGACCGAGCTGCGCAAGGCGCAGAACCCCGGCGAGCGACTGCCCCACATCGTGCTGATGGTCGACCGGTTCGAGGTCTTCGAGCGCGAGTTCGCGTCCTACGACAACGGCAGCTACATGGAGCGTCTGGTCCGCCTGCTGCGCGACGGCGCGGGTGTCGGTGTGCATGTCGTCCTGGCCGGCGACCGGGTGCTCGGCGGCAGCCGGTTCTCCGGCACCACCGAGGACAAGATCGTCCTGCGGCTCAACGACCGCCAGGACTACTCCACCGTCGGCATCCCGACCAGGTCCGCCCCCGCCGACCTGCCGCCGGGGCGCGGTATCCGTCCGCAGGACCTCAGCGAGGTGCAGATCGCGGTGCTGAGCGAGGACCTGGCCGGCACCGCGCAGGCCGAGGTCCTCACCGACCTCGGCCGGCGGCTGAGCGAGCGGGAGTCCGCGGTGCCCGCGGAGCGGCTCCCGCTGCGCCTGGACGTCCTCCCCGACCGCATCGGCTACGCCGACGCCCTGGCCCTGCACTCCCACGGCGGGCCGACGCGGCCCCTGGTGGCGGTCGGCGGTGACACCCTCACCTCCCTCAGCCCCGATCTGGCGGACGTGCCGACCTTCGTCATCGCCGGGCCGCCGCGCACCGGCCGCAGCTCCGCGCTGCTGACCGCCGCGCATTCGCTGCTGGCGGCGGGCGCCGGACTGATCGTTCTCGCTCCGCGCCGCTCGCCCCTGCGCCTGCTCCAGGGCCGCCCCGGTGTGGCCGCTGTCATCACCGACGCGGAGGTGCCGGTCAACGAGTTCCGTCCGGCGCTCGGCAATGTGCCGGAGGAGAACGGGGTGATCGTCGTGGACGACGCCGAACTGTTCATGGGCGCCGAGATCGACGCCGATCTGGCCCTGCTCGCCCGGGGCGGGGCCGGGACCGGGTGGGGCGTTCTGGCGGCCGGCAACGCCGAGTCGCTGTCGCTGAGCCTGGCCGGCTGGATGGGGCAGGTCAAACGCAACCGCACCGGCATGCTGCTGTCCCCGCAGGGGCTCAGCGACGGAGAGGTCATCGGGGTGAAGCTGACCCGGGGCG
- a CDS encoding WXG100 family type VII secretion target, whose translation MPSYNVNSDETASTSQALLNDFAQLQDKLAEVKGKISNLLANGYSTPAAQQKFSPFFDEFAKGFDQVNQGLQGIGQYVKAVGDAFSQTDDQLGSNLG comes from the coding sequence ATGCCTTCCTACAACGTCAACTCCGACGAGACCGCCTCGACTTCGCAGGCCCTCCTCAATGACTTCGCGCAGCTGCAGGACAAGCTCGCCGAGGTCAAGGGGAAGATCTCCAACCTGCTGGCCAACGGCTACAGCACGCCCGCCGCCCAGCAGAAGTTCTCCCCGTTCTTCGACGAGTTCGCCAAGGGGTTCGACCAGGTCAACCAGGGCCTGCAGGGGATCGGCCAGTACGTGAAGGCCGTCGGCGACGCGTTCTCGCAGACCGACGACCAGCTCGGCTCCAACCTCGGCTGA
- a CDS encoding sigma-70 family RNA polymerase sigma factor, translated as MNTTFADAATPEHQTHLLQRLVTDHTKVLLAYAEKLLNDRHTAEDVVQETFIRAWPYAERLYSTQGSVRGWLLTVTRNLVVDRMRSAASRHETVGAEDHDAFQPDHADGVLTSVETITLLRRLSHEHREVLLHTYLCGRTVKETARILGIPAGTVKSRQHYALSSLRSKAAAVPRDGALPA; from the coding sequence ATGAACACGACCTTTGCGGACGCCGCGACCCCCGAACACCAGACGCACCTTCTGCAGAGGCTGGTCACCGACCACACCAAGGTGCTGCTCGCCTACGCCGAGAAACTGCTGAACGACCGCCACACGGCGGAGGACGTCGTGCAGGAGACCTTCATCCGGGCCTGGCCCTACGCGGAACGGCTGTACAGCACCCAGGGTTCGGTACGGGGCTGGCTGCTCACCGTCACACGCAATCTGGTGGTCGACCGGATGCGCAGCGCGGCCTCCCGGCACGAGACCGTGGGCGCGGAGGACCATGACGCGTTCCAGCCCGATCACGCCGACGGGGTACTGACCTCGGTCGAGACGATCACCCTGCTGCGCCGGCTGTCCCATGAGCACCGGGAGGTGCTTCTGCACACCTACCTGTGCGGCAGGACCGTCAAGGAGACAGCGCGCATCCTCGGCATACCGGCGGGCACCGTGAAGTCCCGCCAGCACTACGCCCTCAGCAGTCTGCGCAGCAAGGCCGCGGCAGTGCCCCGGGACGGGGCGCTGCCGGCGTGA
- a CDS encoding AfsR/SARP family transcriptional regulator — protein MGGVVPTRFTVLGPVRAWNGDSELELGPPKQRGLLALLLIQAGHPVAVHDIVDALWGQAPPDSAVNVVQRHIGALRRLLEPELPARSPSRWLVRGAGGYRLEVEPGSLDLLRFRALRQEAARSAGAGSPARATELLIEALRLWRAPVASDIAPEVRSHPAFTAVDREYLSAVKEAADLALEAGPELGTGVLVALRQAAAQHPLDEALHARLIVVLASTGHQAEALDLFRTLRARLVDDLGLEPGPELQSAHQRVLRQAVPSHAAPPAALEESEGDPEEEPGGTTAAAEAPPWTAATVPPAQLPADLAVFTGRRSELAQVKALLPAPEKPPSMVVISAIGGMAGIGKTTLAVHWAHQAADRFPDGQLYVDLRGFHPTGSIMSPGEAIRTFIDAFGVPAHRIPAGQDAQTALYRSLLADRRVLIVLDNARDTEHVRPLLPGAPGCLVIVTSRNQLHGLVAAEGAHSMTLDVLSEADALEFLSRRLGAGRIADEPRAATEIITLCGHLPLALAIVAARAAVNPSFSLAAVAAELSESQGSLDAFTAEAPVADARCAFSWSYNLLTPAAARMFRLLALHPGRECSLAAAASLAGLRPGQVRPALAELVRAHLISEPAPGHFSCHELLRSYGVELGEDKDTAEELHTARRRMLDHYLHSAHAADTVLAPSRDRIELGPQEAGVTTVSFADQTGAADWLDGNLSAMLAAVEQDARHGSGRHSWQLAVTLERYLDRNGRWQEQLAAQTTAAATTRRLGDIRGQAHAHRALGFVAGRLERWDESAENLSRSLELFGDFGDAVGQARVHRYFAFLANRRQDQEKALDHYRSAHALYRSAGHRSGEASVFNEIGWTYILLGQYGEALDECGRSLEAHRAIGDLNGEAAAWDSLGYAHHHLHDHDRALECYEHALTLYRTIRDAFLEADTLAHIGDAHHAAGRPAEAALALGQALEILDRIGHPDAALVRGKLTDLAPPSSSPEDGEGQGA, from the coding sequence ATGGGGGGTGTTGTGCCGACGCGTTTCACTGTGCTGGGGCCTGTTCGTGCCTGGAACGGGGATTCCGAGCTGGAGCTGGGGCCGCCGAAGCAGCGCGGTCTGCTGGCCCTGCTGCTGATCCAGGCGGGCCATCCGGTGGCCGTCCACGACATCGTCGACGCGCTGTGGGGACAGGCCCCGCCGGACAGCGCCGTCAATGTGGTGCAGCGGCACATCGGGGCACTCCGCCGCCTGCTCGAACCGGAGCTGCCGGCCCGGAGCCCCTCGCGATGGCTTGTGCGGGGTGCGGGCGGCTACCGCCTGGAGGTGGAGCCCGGCTCGCTGGACCTGCTGCGCTTCCGTGCCCTGCGTCAGGAGGCGGCCCGGTCGGCGGGCGCAGGCAGCCCCGCGCGGGCCACCGAGCTGCTGATCGAGGCCCTGAGGCTGTGGCGGGCGCCGGTGGCCTCGGACATCGCGCCCGAGGTGCGGTCCCACCCGGCCTTCACCGCCGTGGACCGCGAGTATCTGTCCGCCGTCAAGGAGGCCGCCGACCTCGCGCTGGAGGCCGGGCCGGAACTCGGCACCGGAGTGCTGGTGGCGCTGCGGCAGGCCGCGGCCCAGCACCCCTTGGACGAGGCGCTGCACGCCAGGCTGATCGTGGTGCTCGCCTCGACCGGGCACCAGGCGGAGGCGCTGGACCTGTTCCGGACCCTGCGCGCCCGGCTCGTGGACGATCTGGGTCTTGAGCCGGGCCCCGAGCTGCAATCCGCCCATCAGCGGGTACTGCGCCAGGCCGTTCCGTCGCACGCGGCGCCGCCCGCCGCGCTCGAGGAGAGCGAAGGTGACCCGGAGGAGGAGCCGGGAGGGACGACCGCCGCGGCGGAGGCGCCCCCGTGGACGGCCGCCACCGTGCCTCCCGCCCAGCTTCCCGCGGATCTGGCCGTCTTCACGGGCAGACGCAGCGAGCTCGCCCAGGTGAAGGCGCTGCTGCCCGCCCCGGAGAAACCCCCCTCCATGGTGGTGATCAGCGCGATCGGCGGGATGGCGGGCATCGGCAAGACCACACTGGCCGTGCACTGGGCGCACCAGGCCGCCGACCGCTTCCCCGACGGGCAGCTCTACGTCGATCTGCGGGGGTTCCACCCGACCGGCTCGATCATGAGCCCCGGCGAGGCGATACGCACCTTCATCGACGCCTTCGGTGTGCCCGCGCACCGGATTCCCGCAGGACAGGACGCGCAGACCGCGCTGTACCGCAGCCTGCTCGCCGACCGGCGGGTGCTGATCGTCCTGGACAACGCGCGGGACACCGAGCACGTCCGGCCCCTGCTGCCCGGGGCGCCCGGCTGCCTGGTCATCGTCACCAGCCGCAACCAGCTCCATGGCCTGGTGGCGGCGGAGGGCGCCCACAGCATGACGCTGGACGTGCTGAGCGAGGCGGACGCGCTGGAGTTCCTGTCGCGCCGGCTGGGTGCCGGACGGATCGCGGACGAGCCCCGCGCCGCCACGGAGATCATCACCCTGTGCGGGCATCTGCCCCTGGCGCTGGCCATAGTCGCCGCCCGCGCCGCGGTGAATCCCTCCTTCTCGCTCGCCGCCGTCGCGGCCGAGCTGAGCGAGAGCCAGGGCAGCCTCGACGCCTTCACCGCCGAGGCCCCGGTGGCGGACGCGCGCTGTGCCTTCTCCTGGTCCTACAATCTGCTCACCCCGGCGGCCGCACGTATGTTCAGGCTGCTTGCCCTGCACCCGGGCCGGGAGTGCTCGCTCGCCGCCGCCGCGAGTCTGGCGGGGCTGCGGCCCGGCCAGGTCCGGCCGGCGCTCGCGGAGCTGGTCCGGGCACATCTGATCTCCGAGCCCGCACCCGGCCACTTCAGCTGCCATGAACTGCTGCGCTCCTACGGAGTGGAGCTCGGCGAGGACAAGGACACGGCGGAGGAGCTGCACACGGCCCGGCGCCGGATGCTGGACCACTATCTGCACAGCGCACATGCGGCGGACACCGTCCTCGCGCCCAGCCGGGACCGTATCGAGCTGGGCCCCCAGGAGGCCGGTGTGACCACGGTGTCCTTCGCCGACCAGACAGGTGCCGCCGACTGGCTGGACGGCAATCTGTCCGCCATGCTCGCCGCCGTCGAGCAGGACGCCCGGCACGGAAGCGGCCGGCACAGCTGGCAGCTGGCCGTGACCCTGGAGCGCTATCTGGACCGCAACGGCCGCTGGCAGGAACAGCTCGCCGCGCAGACGACGGCCGCGGCCACGACCCGGCGCCTGGGCGACATACGCGGTCAGGCCCACGCACACCGGGCGCTCGGCTTTGTCGCCGGGCGGTTGGAGCGCTGGGACGAGTCGGCCGAGAACCTGTCGCGCTCCCTGGAGTTGTTCGGGGACTTCGGTGACGCGGTGGGGCAGGCCCGGGTGCACCGTTACTTCGCCTTCCTGGCCAACCGCCGGCAGGACCAGGAGAAGGCGCTCGACCACTACAGGTCGGCACATGCCCTGTACCGCTCGGCCGGGCACCGCAGCGGGGAGGCCAGCGTCTTCAACGAGATCGGCTGGACGTACATCCTGCTCGGTCAATACGGTGAGGCCCTGGACGAGTGCGGACGGTCCCTCGAAGCCCACCGGGCGATCGGCGACCTCAACGGCGAGGCCGCGGCGTGGGACAGCCTCGGCTATGCCCATCACCATCTGCACGACCACGACCGGGCGCTGGAGTGCTACGAGCACGCGCTGACGCTGTACCGCACCATCCGCGACGCCTTTCTGGAAGCCGACACCCTGGCCCACATCGGCGATGCCCACCATGCGGCCGGGCGTCCCGCGGAAGCGGCGCTCGCCCTGGGCCAGGCGCTGGAGATCCTGGACCGGATCGGACATCCGGACGCCGCACTCGTCCGTGGCAAGCTGACTGACCTCGCCCCGCCCTCCTCGTCCCCCGAGGACGGGGAAGGCCAGGGCGCCTGA
- a CDS encoding SpoIIE family protein phosphatase produces the protein MRVNWDDARRLEEARLKFLSGESVDLAVRSAVLFSWQRCRFRGIAADHVSIPYFDSVNREDSVLSIAGPALDRLQSRLSGMDVVTALCNPMAQVLERRVGIPALSRSLEALRVEPGFGWLEGAVGTNGIGTALADRRPAFIRGSEHFADINRNFACAAAPIRDPLSGRVRGVINISSINDLGDPLMLTLVQESANTIERLLLDDIEEHERSLLRAFLRAQRRTAGGVTAHLLARDVISTAGEPLHRYDLEVLRKAAAELISAGQAAVVEVPLAGGRTAALRSRPVEGAIDALTGFVVEALRADGALQCLEPMSLEPMSARAAETTPRPISVSARPAPAHASPSVGERRGAVEGGLVAVGEPGIGRLAVRARQRLELLCRAAERIGTTLDVTRTAEELTEAAVPVFADFVSVDLAESVLTGDEPTNPAAEMHRIALGAVRPGSHLYPAGTRIEYTPPVLRNCLTTGQSVLEPELETAYSWTVHDPARAEQIREAGLHSLIAAPLCARGVVLGVVTFYRSERPGPFEEDDLSLAEELASRAAVCIDNARRYTREHTTALALQRRLLPHTLPEQNAVDVACHYLPAQSAVGGDWFDVIPLSGARVALVVGDVVGHGLQASATMGRLRTAVRNFSDFDLPVDEVLTRLDDLVVRLDLDPEPEGGEPSEVVGASCLYAVYDPSSRRCTLARAGHPAPALVLPDGTVDFLDGPAGPPLGLGGLPFETLDLELPEGSQLILYTDGLVEHRDRDIGTGIEHMRRLLRGARGSPGETCRVLVDGLLPARRGDDVALLVARTRALDARHIARWDLADDPAAVSHLREEAVRQLSEWQLEELTFTTELIVSELATNAIRYAAQPCEMRLIHDRTLICEVCDCSSTSPRLRRAASTDEGGRGLFLVAQLAQRWGTRYTSTGKVIWTEQSLR, from the coding sequence ATGAGGGTGAACTGGGACGACGCGCGACGCCTCGAAGAAGCGCGTCTCAAATTCCTCAGCGGCGAGTCCGTGGACCTCGCGGTGCGCAGCGCCGTGCTCTTCTCCTGGCAGCGTTGCCGCTTTCGGGGCATCGCCGCGGACCACGTCAGCATCCCCTACTTCGACAGTGTGAACCGCGAGGACAGCGTGCTGTCCATCGCCGGGCCGGCCCTGGACCGGCTGCAGTCCCGGCTGTCGGGGATGGACGTCGTCACAGCCCTCTGCAACCCCATGGCGCAGGTGCTGGAACGCCGGGTGGGCATCCCCGCGTTGAGCCGCTCGTTGGAGGCCCTGCGAGTCGAACCAGGATTCGGCTGGCTGGAAGGAGCCGTCGGGACCAACGGCATTGGTACGGCACTCGCGGACCGGCGCCCGGCCTTCATCCGTGGAAGTGAGCACTTCGCCGACATCAACCGGAATTTCGCCTGCGCGGCAGCGCCCATACGTGATCCGCTCAGCGGGCGAGTCCGTGGCGTGATCAATATTTCAAGTATCAACGATCTCGGTGACCCGTTGATGCTCACCCTGGTCCAGGAGTCGGCCAACACCATCGAGCGTCTGCTTCTCGACGACATAGAGGAACACGAGCGATCCCTGCTCCGCGCGTTTTTGCGAGCCCAGCGCAGGACGGCCGGCGGCGTCACGGCACACCTTCTCGCGCGCGACGTCATCAGCACGGCCGGGGAACCGCTGCACCGCTACGATCTTGAGGTCCTGCGGAAGGCGGCGGCGGAACTCATCTCCGCCGGACAAGCGGCGGTCGTCGAGGTACCCCTTGCCGGAGGTCGCACCGCCGCGCTGCGCAGCCGGCCCGTGGAAGGCGCCATCGATGCCCTCACCGGCTTCGTCGTCGAGGCCCTGCGCGCCGACGGCGCGCTCCAGTGCCTGGAGCCCATGAGCCTGGAGCCCATGAGTGCTCGGGCCGCGGAGACGACGCCCAGGCCGATATCCGTGTCGGCGAGGCCCGCCCCGGCCCACGCCTCGCCGTCCGTCGGTGAGCGGCGGGGCGCCGTGGAGGGCGGGCTCGTCGCCGTGGGCGAGCCTGGCATCGGGCGTCTGGCCGTGCGGGCGCGACAGCGCCTCGAACTGTTGTGCAGGGCGGCGGAGCGCATAGGCACGACCCTGGACGTGACCCGTACGGCTGAGGAACTGACCGAGGCAGCGGTCCCGGTCTTCGCCGACTTCGTCTCGGTCGACCTCGCCGAGTCCGTGCTCACCGGCGACGAACCGACGAACCCGGCCGCGGAGATGCACCGGATCGCCCTCGGTGCCGTCCGCCCGGGTTCACACCTCTACCCGGCGGGGACGCGGATCGAATACACCCCGCCCGTGCTGCGGAACTGCCTGACGACCGGGCAGTCGGTCCTCGAACCGGAACTGGAGACGGCCTACTCGTGGACGGTTCACGACCCGGCACGCGCTGAGCAGATCCGTGAGGCGGGACTGCACTCGCTCATCGCCGCCCCTCTGTGCGCCCGGGGGGTCGTCCTGGGCGTGGTGACCTTCTACCGCTCCGAGCGGCCCGGTCCCTTCGAGGAGGACGACCTCTCCCTTGCCGAGGAACTCGCGAGCCGGGCGGCGGTGTGCATCGACAACGCCCGCCGCTACACCCGCGAACACACCACCGCTCTGGCCCTGCAGCGGCGCCTGCTCCCGCACACTCTTCCCGAGCAGAACGCCGTGGATGTCGCATGCCACTACCTGCCCGCTCAGTCGGCCGTGGGCGGTGACTGGTTCGATGTCATCCCGCTGTCGGGCGCCCGGGTGGCACTCGTCGTCGGTGACGTGGTCGGCCACGGCCTGCAGGCGTCCGCCACGATGGGCCGCCTGCGCACGGCCGTCCGCAACTTCTCGGATTTCGATCTGCCGGTGGACGAGGTGCTCACCCGACTGGACGACCTGGTGGTCCGCCTCGACCTCGACCCGGAGCCCGAAGGGGGCGAGCCGAGTGAGGTCGTCGGCGCGAGCTGCCTCTACGCGGTCTACGACCCCTCATCGAGGCGCTGCACCCTGGCCCGCGCGGGCCACCCGGCACCGGCCCTGGTCCTGCCCGACGGTACGGTCGACTTCCTCGACGGGCCGGCCGGGCCGCCGCTGGGCCTCGGCGGCCTGCCGTTCGAGACCCTGGACCTGGAACTGCCCGAGGGAAGCCAGCTGATCCTGTACACCGACGGCCTCGTCGAGCACCGGGATCGCGACATCGGCACGGGAATCGAGCACATGCGGCGACTGCTCCGCGGTGCCCGCGGCTCGCCCGGCGAAACCTGCCGAGTGCTGGTCGACGGTCTGCTTCCCGCCCGACGCGGCGACGACGTCGCCCTGCTCGTCGCGCGCACCCGCGCCCTGGACGCCCGGCACATCGCGCGCTGGGATCTCGCCGACGACCCGGCCGCCGTGTCCCACCTGCGTGAGGAGGCCGTTCGTCAGTTGTCCGAATGGCAGTTGGAGGAGCTGACCTTCACCACCGAGCTGATCGTCAGCGAACTGGCCACCAACGCCATCCGGTACGCGGCACAGCCGTGCGAGATGCGGCTCATCCATGACCGCACCTTGATATGCGAGGTCTGCGACTGCAGCAGTACCTCACCGCGTCTGCGGCGTGCCGCCAGCACCGACGAAGGGGGACGAGGGCTGTTCCTCGTCGCGCAACTCGCCCAGCGCTGGGGGACCCGCTACACATCGACCGGAAAGGTCATCTGGACGGAGCAGTCACTGCGCTGA